Within Kineothrix sp. MB12-C1, the genomic segment CGGCAGGTAACTGGGGCGATATTATTATGATTCCTGCAGTTGATAAAAATCTCCTGAGTGAATACTTTGTACCTTATGGAGATTTGGACAGCATGAGCAAAGTAGTGAGATTTGCAGACCAGTGGATGTATGACAATATAGTATACGGAGTGGCTTCAACCGGTAATGCGCAAGGTATCGTATACAATAAGGCGGTCTTTGAATCAGCGGGAATTACAGCTATCCCGAAGACACCGGAAGAATTTATGGATGCTTTGCAGGCAATCAAGGATAATACGGATGCGATTCCTTTATACACCAACTATGCGGCAGGTTGGACAATGGGTGCATGGGATGCGTATATCAACGGTTCAGCTACAGGTTCAAGTAAATATATGAATCAGGAACTCCTCCATACAAAGGATCCTTTCAAAGATTACGGTGATGGTACACATGCTTATGCGGTATATAAGGTTTTATATGATGCTGCTGCAAACGACCTGATAGAAGATGACTACACAACGACCGACTGGGAAGGCTGCAAAGGTATGATCAACGGCGGGCAGATCGGATGTATGGTACTCGGTTCATGGGCATATACCCAAATGGTAGATGCAGGAGAGAACGGCGATGATATCGGTTATATGTCATTCCCGATTACTATAGGCGGAAAACAATACGCATCCGCAGGCCCAGACTATAATTATGGAATTAATATTAATGCTTCCGACGATAATAAAGCAGCAGCTATG encodes:
- a CDS encoding ABC transporter substrate-binding protein — its product is MKLKKVLALSMATVLTLSMTGCGSGSGESAAVSTNEETAAVEEAPAEETGNDATATGELNYADIVLGESYTDITTSIKWLSHRTDLIESGMMDTYLANFNEMYPDITVEVEGVTNYADDALLRLTAGNWGDIIMIPAVDKNLLSEYFVPYGDLDSMSKVVRFADQWMYDNIVYGVASTGNAQGIVYNKAVFESAGITAIPKTPEEFMDALQAIKDNTDAIPLYTNYAAGWTMGAWDAYINGSATGSSKYMNQELLHTKDPFKDYGDGTHAYAVYKVLYDAAANDLIEDDYTTTDWEGCKGMINGGQIGCMVLGSWAYTQMVDAGENGDDIGYMSFPITIGGKQYASAGPDYNYGININASDDNKAAAMVFVKWMTEESGFSFNEGGVPISMDGEYPELYAAFDGIEFVADEPSLPGEEDILNELNAESELNINSGGDSKIQAIIEHAANGDKTFDEIMDEWNAAWSNAQEVAGVEITN